In the Streptomyces coeruleoprunus genome, TCGACGAGGGCGGCGACGACGACGTAGGTGGCGCCGCCGACGACGGCGACGACGGCGGCGCAGGTCAGCCCGGCGGCGAGCGACCGCTGGACGTGCAGCGCGACGAGCCGCCGGTACAGCGGCCCCAGCAGCGCCGTACCGAGCAGCGCGAGCAGTACGGGCGTGACGGCCGTCTGGAACAGCCGGCACAGCCAGACGCCCACCCCCACGACGGCGGCGACGAGCAGCACGACGACGCACCAGGCGGCAAGCCGCCGCACGGGCGGAGGCAGCAGCGACATGACCACGCCCCCACCCCACCACGGCCGTGGACGGCCCGCCTTCCGGGCGCCACCACGGGGTGACACCCCGTCAGCCGTGCTCCCGGTCCCGCACCCGCACCCGACGCGCCGATGACGCCCGACACCTGGCCCCATCGCGCCACCGGCGCCAAGATGCTGGAACGAATGTGGCGGACGGGGGGCAACGGATGCGACGGACGACAGCTCGGCCCACGACGAATGGGGAGCGGACACCGCCGTCACCCGAAAGCGTGACCGAGCAGATCTGCCGCGCCCTGTACGCGCGCCCCACCCACGCCGGCCCCTGCCCCACCCCCGGACACCACGGCTGCGCCCCCTGGGGCGAACCGGCCGCCACCTGGGTGATCTCCCACCTCCGGCACGGCCGGGCACACCCGGTCCCGTCCTACGGCGTGGACCTGGGGCTCGTCGTCGCCCACAGCCGACGGGCACACCGCATCCGCCTCGCGCGCCGCGCCGCGCTGGTCCTGGCGTTCGGGGCGCTCGCCGTAGGGGCGGCGGGTCCCATGGCGGCCTGGGCGGCCGCCCTGTTCCTGGCGTGGTGCCTCGGGCCGTCGGGCTCCGCCTGGGCCGCGACACCCCTGGTGGGCCTGTGGGCCTACGCCCTGGTGGCGACGCAGCGCGACGACCACCTGCTCCCGCTGTGGAGGGGGATCGTGATCCTGCCCGGCGTCGTCATCGCCGTCGTGGTGGTCGTGTACGCGGCGGACGCGCTGGTGGCCCGCGCCGCGCGGTCGTCGGTCCGGCCGTCGGGGCACGCCCCGGAGGGCGGCGCGGAGTTGCCGTACGACAGGGAGGGCCGCTTCATCGGGGCCGGCCGCGATGTGCGGCGCGCGGTCGAGGTCCGGGTGCCGCTGCGGACCGCGGACCCGGGGCGGCCGGCGCGCCCGCTCGACGAGGCGGAGCTGCTGGACCGTATCGGCACGGGCCTCACGGCGCTCACCGCCCAGGCGGGTCCACGGGACCCGGCGTACACGGCGACCGCCCCCCTGCCGGACCTGTCGGTGTCCCGGGTCGTCGCCCTGCCGGTCGACCTGTGGCTGGAGCGCAACGGGCGGGGACGCCGCCGCGAGCGGGCCCGGGGACGGGCGGTGCCGGGCCTGGGCCTGGGCCTGGGCGGTCCGGGACGTACGTACCTGCGGGCCGAGTCCGCGAGTTGGGCGGGCCACGTCGTCGTGAGCCTCTTCGTGCACGCCGCCCTTCAGGCCGGGGAGCTGCGGCTGACCCTGCGCCCGCAGGTGACGACCCCGCTGCGGGCGCTGCCGCCGGAGTGGGCGCGGCCCGGGCCGATGGCCGTCACGGGCCTGCGGGGCGCGCGTGTGCTGGGGCAGGAGCTGTGGCGGCGCGTACGGAAGAGGGACCCGGAGTCCCAGGCCGTACCGCCACCGGAGGGCCCCGTGAGCCTGCGTGACAGCTTCTCGCGGCCCGGCCTGGAGGACCTCCACCAGAAGGCGGACGCCGAACGGCACCTCGCTCTTCTGCAGGCGTCCGTGCTCGGCACCGTCGAGGCCGTCATGGCCGAACACGGCTTCCGTACCGAGGCGTTCACGGACACGACCCGTGCCGTGATCAACAACATCCGGGTGGCCGGGGACAACCACGCACCGATTCAGATCATCGCCGGGCAGGTCGTCGAGGAGGCGTCCCAGAGCGTCGCGGACCTCCTGCCCCACCAGGACGAAGGAGCGACCATGCCGGAGCGCACCGAGCCGACCTCCGCACCGCCGACGCCCGCGCCACGGCCGGCGGTGCTCCGGGCCGACGGCACCGAGCCGCCCTCCGCGCCGCGACCGGCGGTGCCCCAAGCCGGCATCAGCATCGGCCGCGACAACAACGGCCCGGTGCAGCAGGCCACCGGCCGCAGCCTCTCGCACCTCGCCCAGACCGGTACGGCGACCGGCACGGGCGGGCGCGCGTCGGCGGTCGAGGACGTCGTCGCCCTGCTGGCGGCGTTCCGTGCCGAGGTCGAGCGGAGCGCCGCGGAGCTGCCGGACCCGGAGGCGGCGCGGGACTGCGCCGCGGTGGTCGAGGCCTCGCTGGCGGACCCGGGCGCCGAGGCCTCGGCCCCGGCGCTCCGGACGGCCGTCCGTTCGATCCCCGCGCTGGTCGCCGGCACGGCCGTCCAGCAGACGGGGGAGGCGCTGGTCTCGGCGCTCTCGGTCCTACTGCCCTGAGCCGGGCACGCCGCCGCCCTCGCTCATCCCGTGGACGGCGGGGATGCGGCCCAGCCGGCCGGCCTGGAAGTCCTCGAAGGCCTGCTTCAGCTCGTCGTACGTGTTCATCACGAACGGCCCGTAGTGCGCCATCGGCTCCCGGATGGGCTGCCCGCCCAGGAGGACGATCTCCAGGTCGGGCGTGTGCCCGTCCTGCTTCTCGTCGGCCCGTACGGTGAGGGACCCGCCGTCGCCGAAGACGGCGGTCTGGCCCATGTGGACCGGCCGCCGCTCGACGCCGACGGCACCGCGCCCGGCGAGCACGTACGCGAGCCCGTTGAAGTCGGACCGCCAGGGCAGGGTCACCTCGGACCCGGGGCGCAGCGTGGCGTGGACCATCGTGATCGGGGTGTGGGTGATGCCGGGGCCCTCGTGCCCGTCCAGTTCACCGGCGATGACGCGGAGCAGGGCGCCGCCGTCGGACGAGGTGAGCAGCTTGACGGAGCCGCCGCGGATGTCCTGGTAGCGGGGGTCCTTCATCTTGTCCTTGGCGGGGAGGTTCACCCACAGCTGGAGGCCGTGGAACAGCCCGCCGGACATGACCAGCGACTCCGGCGGGGCCTCGATGTGCAGGAGGCCGGCGCCGGCGGTCATCCACTGGGTGTCGCCGTTGGTGATGGTGCCGCCGCCGCCGTTCGAGTCCTGGTGCACGAAGGTGCCGTCGATGAGGTACGTGACGGTCTCGAAGCCGCGGTGGGGGTGCCAGGGGGTGCCCTTGGGCTCACCGGGCGCGTACTCCACCTCGCCCATCTGGTCCATCATGATGAACGGGTCGAGGTAGTGGTAGTTGATCCCCGCGAAGGCCCGGCGCACCGGGAACCCCTCGCCCTCCAGCCCACTGGGCGCGGTGGTCACGGCCAGCACCTTGCGCGCGGGCACGTCGAGGGGCGCGGAGACGCGCGGCAGGGTGAGCGGGTTCTCGACGGTTACGGCAGGCATGCGGACCTCCACGGGAACGGGACGACGCCTTCCGGCGCACCCTCAGAATAGTTGAATCCTGAACTTCCTGCCAGGGGGAACACGGGGAGGCCGGTCCGCATTCCCCTGCGCCGGTGTCCACTGCGGGCTCGCGCCCGATTCCCGCTGCGAGTCGGCGCCACCGGGCCACTCGGCCTTGTCCCGTGCGACCGGCAACGGCCGCCGATCCTGCGCGCGCGACCCCGGAAGCTCCCCGCCCAAGGCCCTTGCCGGGAAGGTCGGCGTCTCTATGCCGGCGGAACGCATCCCCGCAGTGAAGGCCCGAGTCGGCAAGCGCGGCTTCTCGGCGTACGTGAGCGCGGCCGTGGAGGCGGAGGTCGGCCCTCCCGGGCCGGAGGTGGAGGAGTGGGCCGAGGAGGTCTTCCGCAGGGCGGAGGCGAAGGCGGCGGCACAGCGGGCCGCACGGCTCGGGCACCGGCCGTGAAGAGGCCGTGCCGCGACAGAACCGAAGCCGTCAGCGTCCGACAGGCCCGTACGGGTGGTGCGGCAGCCCTACCCGTACATCCGCCGCATCGCGAAGTCGACCATCTCCTCGACCGCCTTCGCGTCGAACACGATCCGGTGCTCGCCCTCCATGTCGAGGACGAAGCCGTACCCGGTCGGCAGCAGGTCCAGCACCTCGGCGCCGGTGATCACGAAGTACTTGGACTCCTTGCCGGCGTACCGGCGCAGCTGCTTCAGCGACGTGAACATCGGGATCACCGGCTGCTGCGTGTTGTGCAGCGCCAGGAAGCCGGGGTTGTCGCCCCGCGGGCAGTACACCTTCGACGTCGCGAAGATCTGCTGGAAGTCCTCCGCGGACAGCGCGCCCGTCGTGAACGCGCGCACGGCATCCGCCAGCGACGGCGGCGACGGCTCCGGGT is a window encoding:
- a CDS encoding SseB family protein — translated: MYGYDQNPGAQQQYAPPPPPQGYGQQPPLYPEPSPPSLADAVRAFTTGALSAEDFQQIFATSKVYCPRGDNPGFLALHNTQQPVIPMFTSLKQLRRYAGKESKYFVITGAEVLDLLPTGYGFVLDMEGEHRIVFDAKAVEEMVDFAMRRMYG
- a CDS encoding pirin family protein yields the protein MPAVTVENPLTLPRVSAPLDVPARKVLAVTTAPSGLEGEGFPVRRAFAGINYHYLDPFIMMDQMGEVEYAPGEPKGTPWHPHRGFETVTYLIDGTFVHQDSNGGGGTITNGDTQWMTAGAGLLHIEAPPESLVMSGGLFHGLQLWVNLPAKDKMKDPRYQDIRGGSVKLLTSSDGGALLRVIAGELDGHEGPGITHTPITMVHATLRPGSEVTLPWRSDFNGLAYVLAGRGAVGVERRPVHMGQTAVFGDGGSLTVRADEKQDGHTPDLEIVLLGGQPIREPMAHYGPFVMNTYDELKQAFEDFQAGRLGRIPAVHGMSEGGGVPGSGQ